In a single window of the Fretibacterium sp. OH1220_COT-178 genome:
- a CDS encoding ABC transporter substrate-binding protein, which produces MVMKHCLRSLAVILGLTIFFVPSAHAAEGFRVGTWKTAQTIAPFFYPDHLVGGAEVLSFTNPADQKTALLAGSLEMCGTTLAHAIHSASQGQPVVVVAALCNKCSALVVAKDGPVKSVADLKGRKIGYVPGTMHEILLREALTRSGLSPDSDVELMRVDFFDMGTALSRGSIDAFLSGEPFPTLAVHEGYGRILAHPYYEDSVGTINAGMLTTRENIEKHPERVLELVRAHVKATLFLQRNPGAWLDKAASFGTERAILDLAAENIELAWLIDESFVERAKALGARMEALKVIDRQPDYDELFDLSFVKKVREELGL; this is translated from the coding sequence ATGGTTATGAAGCATTGCTTACGGTCTTTGGCGGTTATCTTGGGTCTGACGATCTTTTTTGTCCCGTCCGCCCATGCGGCCGAGGGGTTCCGGGTGGGGACGTGGAAGACGGCGCAGACCATCGCTCCGTTCTTCTACCCGGATCACCTCGTTGGCGGGGCCGAGGTTTTGTCCTTCACCAACCCCGCGGACCAGAAGACCGCGCTTCTGGCGGGGAGCCTGGAGATGTGCGGGACGACCCTGGCCCACGCCATTCACTCCGCGTCCCAGGGACAGCCGGTGGTGGTCGTGGCGGCCCTGTGCAACAAGTGCTCGGCCCTGGTGGTGGCGAAGGACGGCCCGGTCAAGAGCGTCGCCGACCTGAAGGGCAGAAAGATCGGCTATGTGCCGGGGACGATGCACGAGATCCTGCTCCGTGAGGCGCTGACCCGCAGCGGACTCTCCCCGGACTCGGACGTCGAGCTGATGCGCGTGGACTTCTTCGATATGGGGACGGCTCTGTCCCGCGGTTCCATCGACGCCTTCCTCTCGGGAGAGCCGTTCCCCACTCTGGCGGTCCACGAGGGATACGGCCGTATCCTCGCCCACCCCTATTACGAGGACAGCGTGGGGACCATCAACGCGGGAATGCTGACGACGCGGGAGAACATCGAGAAACACCCCGAGCGGGTTCTGGAGCTGGTGCGCGCCCACGTCAAGGCGACGCTGTTCTTGCAGCGGAACCCCGGGGCCTGGCTGGACAAGGCGGCCTCGTTCGGCACCGAGCGCGCGATCCTGGACCTGGCGGCGGAGAACATCGAGCTGGCCTGGCTGATCGACGAGAGCTTCGTGGAGAGGGCCAAGGCTCTTGGGGCCCGGATGGAGGCGCTGAAGGTGATCGACCGTCAGCCGGACTACGACGAGCTCTTCGACCTGAGCTTCGTCAAAAAGGTGCGGGAGGAGCTGGGGCTTTGA
- a CDS encoding ABC transporter permease has product MRDTPSSLALRLLPWLLPAVLLAAWGLASGTGWMPGYLLPEPSRIVRSFSLYVFGQAGSAPYAGRFSADAAASLTRVLLGFGVAVLLGVPLGVLSGRSLMVRSLLGTTVDGARAVPGISWLPLAMAWFGIGLGTTVFLIALAAFFPVYLNTASGVLGVNPVLCQAGAMMGVGPLRSVWTILLPAAMPQILAGLRLGLGTSWAYLVLGELTGVPNGLGAVIMDARMLGRVDVIIVGIVVIAVMGRLSDLLLTASMRACFRSARRSA; this is encoded by the coding sequence TTGAGGGACACCCCCTCCTCCCTTGCCCTGCGTCTCCTGCCCTGGCTGCTGCCGGCCGTGCTGCTGGCGGCCTGGGGCCTTGCCAGCGGCACGGGATGGATGCCGGGCTATCTCCTTCCCGAACCGAGTCGGATCGTGCGCTCGTTCTCCCTCTATGTCTTTGGCCAGGCGGGGAGCGCCCCCTATGCCGGGCGTTTCTCCGCCGACGCGGCGGCGAGCCTGACGCGGGTTCTCCTGGGGTTCGGCGTTGCCGTGCTGCTGGGCGTGCCTCTGGGCGTCCTGTCGGGAAGGAGCTTGATGGTGCGGAGCCTTCTGGGCACGACCGTCGACGGCGCACGCGCGGTCCCGGGGATAAGCTGGCTGCCCCTGGCCATGGCGTGGTTCGGCATCGGGCTGGGGACGACGGTATTCCTGATCGCCCTGGCGGCGTTCTTCCCCGTCTACCTCAACACGGCGAGCGGCGTGCTCGGCGTCAACCCGGTCCTGTGCCAGGCCGGGGCGATGATGGGGGTGGGGCCGTTGAGAAGCGTCTGGACCATCCTGCTGCCGGCGGCCATGCCCCAGATCCTTGCCGGATTGAGGCTGGGTCTGGGAACCTCCTGGGCCTATCTGGTGCTGGGAGAGCTCACCGGAGTTCCCAACGGCCTGGGGGCGGTCATCATGGATGCGAGGATGTTGGGCCGCGTCGACGTCATCATCGTGGGGATCGTCGTCATCGCCGTGATGGGGCGGCTGAGCGACCTGCTGTTGACGGCCTCGATGCGGGCGTGCTTCCGATCGGCGCGGAGGTCCGCATGA
- a CDS encoding ABC transporter ATP-binding protein: MSGRPLLSLRNVSKVFRNGGDVLEVLSGVSCDIAEGERVCLLGGSGCGKSTLLRIVAGFLMPDAGCVEIGGERIVGPGSDRCVVFQEDALFPWLTVRENVAFGARGKMSREAMDAEVNRYLEKVGLASFGDYLPREISGGMKQRVALARVLILRPQVLLMDEPFGALDALTRGEMHGLFLSLMRETNGTSLFVTHDVEEAVTLADRILVMGRAPGRIRAEVPVAISRPRDRFDDAFVRLCREVRDLLASEAAAGDCGAGECAEGPRGSRS; the protein is encoded by the coding sequence ATGAGCGGGCGGCCGCTTCTCTCCCTGAGGAACGTATCCAAAGTGTTCCGAAACGGCGGGGACGTCCTGGAGGTGCTGTCCGGGGTGAGCTGCGACATCGCGGAGGGGGAGCGGGTGTGCCTGCTCGGCGGGAGCGGCTGCGGCAAGAGCACGCTGCTGAGGATCGTCGCCGGCTTTCTTATGCCCGACGCGGGGTGCGTGGAGATCGGCGGGGAGCGGATTGTGGGCCCCGGTTCGGACCGGTGCGTGGTGTTCCAGGAGGACGCCCTCTTCCCCTGGCTGACCGTCCGGGAGAACGTCGCCTTCGGTGCACGGGGGAAGATGTCCCGCGAGGCGATGGATGCGGAGGTGAACCGCTATTTGGAGAAGGTTGGGCTGGCGTCCTTCGGCGATTATCTTCCCCGTGAGATCTCGGGGGGGATGAAGCAGAGGGTGGCCCTGGCCCGCGTGCTGATCCTGAGGCCGCAGGTGCTGCTGATGGACGAGCCCTTCGGTGCCCTGGATGCGTTGACCCGAGGGGAGATGCACGGGCTGTTCCTGTCCCTGATGCGGGAGACGAACGGGACGTCCCTTTTCGTGACCCATGATGTGGAGGAGGCCGTCACGCTGGCGGACCGTATCCTGGTGATGGGCCGGGCGCCGGGCCGCATTCGGGCCGAGGTCCCCGTGGCGATCTCCCGGCCGCGGGATCGGTTCGACGACGCCTTCGTCCGGCTTTGCCGGGAGGTACGGGATTTGCTGGCCTCGGAGGCGGCTGCTGGGGATTGCGGCGCGGGAGAGTGTGCTGAAGGGCCTCGAGGTTCTCGGTCATAA
- a CDS encoding PPC domain-containing DNA-binding protein, translating to MRKFLIGFALVLLAAGASFAASFDVAAKADVLDAVASSARFYTIRLLPGTDVVQELLAFVERKGIKAAAIVSSVGSLSEAHLRFANRKEGTLLKGDFETICLSGTLEPGGRHLHLSIADGDGRMWGGHMMKSGSITRTTMEIVIMELLDVVYKREKCPVSTYNELVVAPREPAK from the coding sequence ATGAGGAAATTTCTGATCGGATTTGCGTTGGTTCTGCTGGCGGCCGGGGCGAGTTTTGCGGCCAGTTTCGATGTTGCGGCGAAGGCCGATGTCCTGGACGCCGTCGCCTCGAGCGCCCGTTTCTACACCATCCGTCTCTTGCCGGGCACGGACGTGGTGCAGGAGCTGCTGGCCTTCGTCGAGAGGAAGGGCATCAAGGCTGCCGCGATCGTGTCGTCGGTGGGCAGCCTCTCCGAGGCGCACCTTCGATTTGCCAACCGCAAGGAGGGGACCCTGCTGAAGGGGGACTTCGAGACGATTTGTCTGAGCGGCACGCTCGAGCCGGGAGGGCGGCACCTGCACCTCTCCATCGCCGACGGGGACGGCAGGATGTGGGGCGGACACATGATGAAGAGCGGCAGCATCACGCGTACCACGATGGAGATCGTCATCATGGAGCTCTTGGATGTCGTCTACAAGCGTGAGAAATGCCCCGTCTCCACCTACAACGAGCTGGTCGTCGCCCCCAGGGAGCCCGCGAAATAG
- a CDS encoding ATP-binding cassette domain-containing protein, with protein sequence MTVPGDPFVRIRGLEKRFGSVEALQDVSLEIRLGEVLAIVGTNGAGKSTLVKIVSGVLRPDRGELSLGGERVENLTPALSLKKGVAVVYQDLALADTGSVSFNVFLGEEPARWGLCLDRRAMDEGAEALLKKMDVVLPDVRSEVRFLSGGQRQAVAIAKALQRGGRLLILDEPTAAMGPVESGAVLRLLKRLAGEGHGIVLISHNLHAVFGIADRICVMRQGRIVAQRPASELNPERVVALMTGAEGEAL encoded by the coding sequence ATGACTGTCCCGGGCGACCCTTTTGTACGGATACGCGGCCTGGAAAAGCGTTTCGGCAGCGTCGAGGCGCTGCAGGATGTCTCGCTCGAAATTCGGCTGGGGGAGGTTCTGGCGATCGTCGGCACGAACGGTGCGGGCAAGTCGACGCTGGTCAAGATCGTCTCGGGAGTCCTTCGCCCGGACAGGGGAGAGTTGTCTCTGGGGGGAGAGCGTGTGGAGAACCTTACTCCGGCGCTCTCCCTGAAGAAGGGGGTGGCCGTCGTGTATCAGGACCTCGCGCTGGCGGATACGGGAAGCGTGTCCTTCAACGTGTTCCTGGGCGAGGAGCCGGCCCGATGGGGGCTGTGCCTCGACAGGCGTGCCATGGACGAGGGAGCGGAGGCTCTGCTGAAGAAAATGGATGTCGTTTTGCCGGATGTCCGCAGCGAGGTTCGTTTTCTCAGCGGCGGTCAGAGGCAGGCTGTCGCGATCGCGAAGGCCCTTCAGCGGGGCGGAAGGCTCCTGATTCTGGATGAGCCGACTGCCGCGATGGGGCCTGTCGAATCCGGCGCTGTCCTTCGTCTGCTGAAACGTCTGGCCGGGGAAGGTCACGGCATCGTCCTGATCTCCCATAATCTGCACGCGGTGTTTGGGATCGCCGATCGGATCTGTGTGATGCGGCAGGGCAGAATCGTGGCGCAGCGTCCCGCTTCGGAGCTGAACCCCGAACGCGTCGTCGCTCTCATGACCGGGGCGGAGGGGGAGGCGTTGTGA